The following proteins are co-located in the Pedobacter sp. FW305-3-2-15-E-R2A2 genome:
- a CDS encoding sulfite exporter TauE/SafE family protein, with translation MSLQDNDIGMALQHSRSQEKKWKRIAYLCLFLLAAVFIGFAIASFLSYETVLTFGKELYGQMDEKFLWMLVVGFLAQMVDGALGMGYGVVSTTLLLSGGLNPAVISGSIHTAEMFSSGASGFSHYRFGNVNKKLFKTLLIPGVLGAIAGAILLGYAGEAFSQYIRPVISIYTLALGIRILSNAFKEKPKPQKVKRAGWLAGAGGFLDSFGGGGWGPLVTSTLISKGRTPKYVIGSVSLTEFFVTMASAITFFFILGVSHWQSILGLIIGGVAAAPIAARLVGKLPIKKMFIGVAVIVILSSIRIIWNSIDKLI, from the coding sequence ATGAGTTTACAAGACAACGATATTGGTATGGCCTTACAGCACAGCAGGTCTCAGGAAAAAAAGTGGAAGCGTATTGCTTACCTGTGTCTTTTCCTTCTTGCGGCTGTGTTTATCGGATTTGCCATTGCTTCCTTCCTGAGTTATGAAACCGTCCTCACTTTCGGAAAAGAGCTATACGGACAGATGGACGAAAAGTTTCTTTGGATGTTGGTGGTTGGTTTCCTTGCTCAAATGGTAGATGGTGCGCTTGGAATGGGATATGGTGTCGTTTCTACGACTTTATTATTATCCGGAGGATTAAATCCGGCCGTCATCTCCGGCAGCATCCATACCGCAGAAATGTTTTCCAGCGGCGCATCAGGCTTTAGCCATTATCGTTTTGGCAATGTGAATAAAAAGCTGTTTAAGACTTTACTGATTCCTGGGGTATTGGGTGCAATTGCAGGGGCAATATTGTTGGGTTATGCCGGAGAAGCTTTTTCTCAGTACATCAGACCAGTGATCTCTATATATACCCTCGCCCTCGGTATTCGAATCCTAAGTAATGCCTTTAAGGAAAAACCAAAACCCCAAAAAGTAAAACGGGCCGGCTGGCTGGCAGGTGCCGGAGGATTTTTAGACTCTTTTGGTGGTGGTGGCTGGGGACCTTTGGTTACCTCTACCCTGATTTCTAAAGGACGCACGCCCAAGTATGTGATTGGCTCGGTGAGTTTAACGGAATTTTTTGTGACGATGGCCAGTGCCATTACCTTTTTCTTTATTCTCGGCGTCAGTCATTGGCAATCTATATTGGGCCTAATCATTGGCGGTGTTGCTGCTGCACCCATCGCTGCCCGCCTGGTTGGGAAGCTTCCGATTAAGAAAATGTTTATCGGTGTTGCCGTGATTGTCATCCTGTCCAGCATTAGAATTATCTGGAATTCTATCGACAAGTTAATTTAA
- a CDS encoding HAMP domain-containing sensor histidine kinase gives MAKTLLSFFYRFKTPALEQMIIEDEVRTANLSRGILITGLFIPIAIIIHLYFSYGNFSVKPASVGPINGFFVVNVYMGLTSLVLFLTGIWLKHTKKEHQLLTILYPHLVFFIFASGGALCSVYDQAMNKTIITFLLACLLNAATLLIRPAYLFFYLLAIYICFCYGVYLTQPDQNEVLLTAIDGLCVIAVAYAIAHVFWNNSMTRFKQDRLIKSQKLVLAHQYEKLSQSNVKLEESNASKDQFFSILAHDLRGPLNSAIALTKFLEEGLFEADLEERQQMYSLLQNSLNNSSKLLENVLLWSTNQAGVLNFKPMLLNVHDTVQTSVDVLKIVAAHKHIEIINFIPQHLTISADVDMIHTVFRNLLSNAIKFTPNFGSVEVHSELLINEETGQESVRVSVIDYGVGMSHKTLTNLFRIEKKMIGLGTNNETGTGLGLVLCKDFIEKHEGSIIVESKENEGSKFIITLPGRN, from the coding sequence ATGGCAAAGACTCTCCTCTCCTTTTTTTACAGATTTAAAACACCGGCTCTTGAACAGATGATCATTGAAGACGAGGTTAGAACGGCTAATCTCAGCAGGGGGATTTTAATTACCGGATTGTTCATTCCCATTGCCATTATCATCCATTTATATTTCAGTTACGGTAATTTCAGCGTTAAACCAGCGTCAGTAGGCCCGATTAATGGCTTCTTTGTCGTTAATGTATATATGGGGCTGACTAGTCTGGTGTTATTTCTTACCGGAATATGGTTAAAACACACCAAAAAAGAGCATCAGCTTCTAACGATTTTATATCCTCACCTGGTATTTTTTATTTTTGCCAGTGGTGGTGCACTTTGTTCAGTTTATGACCAGGCAATGAACAAGACCATTATTACCTTTTTACTTGCCTGCCTTTTAAATGCAGCCACCTTGCTGATCCGTCCGGCATACCTCTTTTTTTACCTGCTGGCCATTTATATTTGTTTTTGTTACGGTGTATACCTTACGCAACCGGATCAAAATGAGGTGCTGCTTACTGCGATAGACGGACTTTGTGTGATTGCGGTAGCTTATGCCATCGCCCATGTTTTCTGGAACAACAGCATGACCCGTTTCAAGCAAGACCGCCTGATCAAATCCCAAAAACTGGTATTGGCACATCAATATGAAAAGCTCTCTCAGTCAAATGTGAAACTGGAGGAATCCAATGCAAGTAAAGATCAGTTCTTTTCCATTCTGGCACATGACCTCAGGGGGCCGCTTAATTCTGCAATTGCATTGACCAAATTCCTGGAAGAAGGCCTGTTTGAAGCTGACCTGGAAGAACGTCAACAGATGTATTCTTTATTGCAGAACAGCCTGAACAACAGCTCAAAATTGCTGGAAAATGTACTGTTGTGGTCTACCAATCAGGCAGGTGTACTGAATTTCAAGCCCATGCTGCTCAATGTACACGATACGGTGCAAACTAGTGTTGATGTATTGAAAATTGTTGCGGCCCATAAGCACATTGAAATCATCAATTTTATTCCACAACACCTGACGATATCTGCCGATGTCGATATGATTCATACCGTATTCAGGAACCTTTTATCCAATGCGATTAAGTTTACGCCTAATTTTGGCAGTGTGGAAGTTCATTCGGAGCTGCTTATTAACGAAGAGACTGGTCAGGAATCTGTCCGCGTTTCTGTGATAGATTATGGGGTTGGCATGAGTCATAAAACTTTGACTAATCTTTTCCGCATTGAAAAAAAGATGATCGGTCTGGGAACAAACAATGAGACAGGTACAGGTTTAGGTCTCGTTTTGTGCAAAGATTTCATTGAAAAACACGAAGGAAGCATTATTGTTGAAAGTAAGGAGAATGAGGGAAGTAAATTTATTATAACTTTACCCGGCCGAAACTAA
- a CDS encoding histidine kinase gives MTPAFKQQFSQIFSNYKWILHLLFWGLFFSLNYYRMVQGGVFNNPQFPDPFPQVAITIFMVAVLFQSYTMLLWVFPLYKTKRKYIFWARLFLVLLIGFMTYILLTRLLISNIPIMSSRPEFEILVQMKRKVMMYTFFSTVFIAFYYFVDIYAHQKEIRRLEEYKTQKIALEGSFLKSQINPHFLFNTMNNIYALSLKKSPQTPVIIERLESLLHYMLYECKSDLVPLENEFTFTNSYIALEKLRHKEEQCKISIDIKGDASAHQIAPLLLINFLENAFKHGTKTSFGKSWINMKIEISKREFHFNLQNSKPTRPVHQAFSEYRGGIGLKNVKRRLEILYPRRHELLINNQPDHFEIDLILNF, from the coding sequence ATGACCCCTGCTTTTAAGCAACAGTTTTCTCAAATATTCTCAAATTACAAGTGGATCTTGCATCTGCTATTCTGGGGGCTTTTCTTTTCACTAAACTACTACAGGATGGTCCAGGGTGGAGTTTTTAACAACCCTCAATTTCCTGATCCTTTTCCCCAGGTTGCCATCACTATTTTTATGGTTGCGGTATTGTTTCAATCCTATACCATGCTGCTATGGGTATTTCCCTTATATAAAACAAAACGGAAGTATATTTTTTGGGCCCGCCTTTTCCTGGTTCTTCTGATTGGCTTTATGACCTACATTCTGCTGACAAGATTGTTGATCAGCAACATCCCGATCATGAGTTCCAGACCTGAATTCGAGATCCTGGTCCAGATGAAACGGAAAGTAATGATGTACACCTTTTTCTCTACCGTATTTATCGCATTTTATTACTTTGTTGACATTTACGCCCATCAGAAGGAAATCCGGAGACTGGAAGAATACAAAACCCAAAAGATTGCATTGGAGGGCAGCTTTTTAAAATCACAGATCAACCCACACTTTTTATTCAACACCATGAATAACATTTATGCGCTGAGCTTAAAGAAATCCCCGCAAACCCCGGTTATCATTGAACGCCTGGAATCCCTGCTGCATTACATGTTATATGAGTGTAAATCGGATCTGGTACCACTTGAAAATGAATTCACCTTCACCAACAGCTATATTGCGCTGGAAAAATTACGACATAAAGAAGAACAGTGTAAGATCAGTATAGACATCAAAGGAGATGCTTCTGCGCATCAGATTGCGCCTTTGTTACTGATCAATTTTCTGGAGAATGCGTTCAAGCATGGCACAAAGACCAGTTTTGGCAAGTCATGGATCAATATGAAAATAGAAATTTCCAAAAGAGAATTTCATTTCAACCTGCAAAACAGCAAACCGACCAGGCCCGTCCATCAGGCATTTTCAGAGTACCGTGGCGGAATTGGCTTAAAGAATGTAAAAAGGCGCTTAGAAATTTTGTACCCAAGGCGTCACGAGCTTCTGATCAACAACCAACCAGACCATTTTGAAATCGATTTAATCCTTAATTTTTAA
- a CDS encoding histidine kinase: MSNFVQLEIDERNKWVYFNKYRWVAHVIYWIVVLLVGTFMPAKGPVTFSLIFNHFFLANVMIASFFYLYCLVLIPYFFKRNKYLQFWLLVIFGFLIITAVDVFFGRAFVHLKDPVTAEKDPGFFAGYIENLYGFLYNFLFFAIMLFFMEKNEENSTLMELEKEKKEIEQVKLDFLKTNISPDFILRSLHQLKESAKIPEESTPEAILTFSDLLRYRLYRGRQTQTPLKEELSAFSSFIHFISFDQQLKVVFNVQGDAENKKLAPLALINLLEPFCKVSNPEPVILEIMLLIEADELLMEMNYAENATPQLISDLEAYKENYVQLYGDSVKFEFDSTQNRAFGIRLSLPLFDVAQRVES; this comes from the coding sequence ATGAGCAATTTTGTACAATTAGAGATTGATGAAAGGAACAAATGGGTTTATTTCAATAAATACAGGTGGGTAGCCCATGTCATCTACTGGATAGTGGTCTTGCTCGTCGGCACCTTCATGCCTGCAAAGGGACCGGTTACTTTTTCGCTGATTTTTAACCACTTTTTTCTGGCAAATGTAATGATTGCCAGTTTCTTTTACCTTTACTGTCTGGTTCTGATTCCCTATTTCTTTAAACGGAATAAATACCTTCAATTCTGGTTGCTCGTCATTTTCGGCTTTCTGATCATTACTGCGGTGGATGTTTTTTTCGGCAGGGCTTTTGTCCATCTGAAAGATCCGGTAACGGCAGAAAAAGATCCCGGTTTTTTTGCGGGTTATATTGAAAATTTATATGGCTTCCTTTACAACTTTCTCTTTTTTGCCATCATGCTCTTTTTTATGGAGAAGAACGAAGAAAACAGCACCTTAATGGAACTGGAAAAGGAAAAGAAAGAAATTGAACAGGTTAAGCTGGACTTTTTGAAAACCAATATCAGTCCGGATTTTATCCTGAGGTCATTGCATCAGCTGAAAGAATCTGCGAAAATACCGGAAGAAAGTACACCGGAAGCAATTCTTACCTTTTCTGATCTCTTGAGATACCGCCTTTACAGAGGCCGGCAAACACAAACGCCTTTAAAAGAAGAATTGTCTGCGTTCTCTTCTTTTATTCATTTTATAAGCTTTGACCAGCAATTGAAAGTTGTATTTAATGTCCAGGGGGATGCAGAAAATAAAAAGCTCGCTCCTCTTGCGCTCATCAATCTCCTGGAGCCTTTCTGTAAAGTCTCCAACCCGGAACCAGTAATTCTGGAAATCATGTTGCTGATTGAAGCAGATGAATTGCTGATGGAGATGAATTATGCGGAGAATGCGACACCTCAACTGATTAGTGATCTTGAAGCTTATAAAGAGAATTATGTGCAATTGTATGGTGATTCGGTGAAATTCGAATTTGATAGTACTCAAAATCGCGCATTTGGCATCAGGCTTTCCCTGCCCCTGTTTGATGTGGCGCAGCGTGTCGAAAGTTGA
- a CDS encoding DUF6266 family protein has product MGKLINGIFGGFHGRIGNLVGYTLKGKYIVRKIGKSAKPLTPGRKSNCQKMTVVNEILSPSLPVIRTGFRLAVAGTDKNEYNEAVSYNKKNAIQGEYPNISLDYTKVLVSMGDLPMAVNPVINQTSKPDEIEFNWEVAADLSIQRYNDRAMLMVYFPELKLTFYHLSGSKRVEGKDILRIDSDYAGERMEAYISFIKDDGQRVSNSVYAGSLNLDRKTQISAQANAEIENIPGFVQELQDKLTQKVAEGCELRLSQHDTRIAELRINPSPVEQQDIKAPLSSTLSLLFEKAKVNRMIVNISTDNQGTISLLKQMGFRKEGRFIENRFLNGKWVNEYQFAILKSEWELRRSS; this is encoded by the coding sequence ATGGGAAAATTAATAAATGGCATATTTGGTGGATTCCATGGCAGAATCGGCAACCTGGTGGGTTATACCTTAAAAGGTAAATATATCGTCAGAAAAATAGGTAAAAGTGCGAAACCGCTTACACCAGGCAGGAAATCGAACTGTCAAAAGATGACCGTCGTAAATGAGATCCTGAGCCCTTCCCTTCCTGTTATCCGGACAGGTTTCCGTCTTGCAGTGGCCGGAACAGACAAAAATGAGTACAATGAAGCGGTTTCTTATAATAAAAAGAACGCCATTCAGGGAGAATACCCAAACATCAGCCTGGATTATACCAAGGTACTGGTGAGCATGGGAGATCTTCCAATGGCCGTTAATCCGGTCATTAACCAGACCTCAAAACCGGATGAAATCGAATTTAACTGGGAAGTCGCGGCTGATTTGTCTATTCAACGTTATAACGACCGTGCAATGCTGATGGTTTATTTTCCTGAGTTAAAACTCACCTTTTATCATCTGAGCGGATCAAAAAGAGTGGAAGGAAAAGACATACTTCGTATCGATTCAGATTACGCTGGAGAACGTATGGAGGCGTATATCTCTTTTATCAAAGACGACGGGCAAAGGGTCTCCAACAGCGTATACGCAGGTTCTTTGAATTTAGACCGCAAGACGCAAATTTCAGCTCAGGCCAATGCAGAAATTGAAAATATTCCTGGATTTGTTCAGGAACTACAGGATAAACTTACCCAAAAGGTAGCCGAAGGTTGTGAGCTTAGGCTTAGTCAGCATGACACCCGTATTGCGGAACTTAGAATCAACCCCTCTCCTGTCGAACAACAAGATATAAAAGCACCTTTATCATCAACCCTGTCTCTTTTATTTGAAAAAGCAAAAGTTAACCGCATGATCGTGAATATAAGCACTGATAATCAGGGGACAATCAGCTTATTGAAGCAAATGGGTTTTAGAAAAGAAGGCCGTTTTATTGAAAATCGTTTTCTGAATGGTAAATGGGTTAATGAGTATCAGTTTGCGATATTGAAATCAGAATGGGAGCTCAGAAGATCTTCATGA
- a CDS encoding tetratricopeptide repeat protein yields the protein MSTLQDFESLYKQGKFSACLESLSTFLLFNHDHLPALLLKAKCEYEIASAGAEQNEVDYSLFTTAYNSFEYLLQLNPTEEVAMLYAVYINAFIIHINLPEAKVYCDILVLSNDEAVRVKALQYRRKVNFSLGHIDLVIEDLDLMITYYQDLYHDNRSQLDQELSPLYFEKAEIYLWHKKDAQKVFETFNQGKTHAFNYALINCNIANLALDQEKFEIAGEAALMAIKYGDDDSQQELLDLYQRIAELNLSNQLDKGLVYALLLALRIYSEVLTDDGETLSLAKKYIDLYPEWHVPHHFAGTFWFDRKNYEKAFPYLKRSLELGGMAPGIRRYIEAGYHLTGQLPKVERWPEDNPEAFYNAAVDFYYLTETEISNASLAPELLKIRTKLYEISYNGFYNYFYNNIPIATETAENQVHAFAKCSNNYGIALTEMGEFERAVEVHTLGYSLSPFWEQLSSWGNALKKLGRFEEAIDVFGIASSYYFENYMYFSNYLEIRGEVLQMTYQLGRIEEARELLDQITTDYDGYMVANQGNLTEEQLFELNEKYIVVQNTRYDLLNQGNTEDAIKTWQEELVKNPDDNTAWYMLMQEYYQLKDYPQCIACANNYQMVKKEAIQPESLCKIHYMRGRSQMFLGNYAEAITDFNPLVDLLETVYPDDDQSESCRNFLQLAESHYMLKQWDLCVDTAYKAIRCYIDSNWGWDDDLVKVKLQYADALHAIKLKGEAMENINNILESYPDNEEALKRKKEWKSGLFSFFKS from the coding sequence ATGTCAACCTTGCAAGATTTCGAATCCCTTTATAAACAAGGCAAATTTTCTGCCTGCCTTGAATCCCTAAGCACTTTCCTTCTTTTTAATCACGATCACCTCCCGGCTTTATTGCTCAAAGCTAAATGCGAATATGAAATCGCGAGCGCTGGTGCGGAACAAAATGAAGTCGATTATTCTTTGTTTACAACCGCCTATAACAGCTTTGAATACCTGCTGCAATTAAACCCTACCGAAGAAGTAGCCATGTTGTACGCGGTATACATCAATGCTTTTATCATCCATATAAACTTACCGGAAGCAAAAGTTTACTGCGACATTCTTGTCCTTTCAAACGATGAAGCTGTTCGTGTAAAAGCTTTACAATATCGCAGGAAAGTGAACTTCAGTCTTGGTCATATAGATCTTGTTATAGAAGATCTGGACCTGATGATTACTTATTACCAGGATTTATATCATGACAACAGAAGTCAGCTTGATCAGGAATTAAGCCCACTTTATTTTGAAAAAGCAGAAATTTATCTCTGGCATAAAAAGGATGCTCAAAAAGTATTTGAGACTTTTAATCAGGGAAAAACGCATGCTTTCAATTATGCGCTTATCAACTGCAACATCGCCAATCTTGCTTTAGATCAGGAGAAATTTGAGATCGCGGGAGAGGCCGCACTAATGGCGATTAAATATGGTGATGACGACTCCCAACAAGAGTTACTGGATCTTTATCAAAGAATAGCTGAACTCAACCTCAGCAATCAATTGGATAAGGGATTGGTATATGCGCTATTACTCGCGCTGCGCATCTATTCTGAAGTCCTGACGGATGATGGAGAAACGCTGAGTCTGGCAAAAAAATATATTGATTTATATCCGGAATGGCACGTTCCGCATCACTTTGCCGGTACATTCTGGTTTGACAGAAAGAACTACGAAAAAGCCTTTCCTTATTTAAAAAGAAGCCTGGAACTGGGAGGCATGGCGCCAGGAATTCGCAGGTATATCGAAGCTGGTTATCATTTAACAGGGCAACTGCCAAAGGTGGAAAGATGGCCTGAAGATAACCCGGAAGCCTTTTACAATGCTGCAGTTGACTTCTATTACCTGACTGAAACTGAGATTTCAAACGCATCATTAGCCCCGGAGCTATTAAAGATCAGAACTAAATTGTATGAAATCTCTTACAATGGATTTTATAATTACTTCTATAACAACATCCCGATTGCAACAGAAACCGCAGAAAATCAAGTGCATGCTTTTGCAAAATGTTCAAACAACTATGGCATCGCATTAACCGAAATGGGGGAGTTTGAACGCGCAGTCGAGGTGCATACGCTTGGCTATTCTTTATCTCCATTCTGGGAGCAGCTCAGCAGCTGGGGTAATGCATTGAAAAAGTTAGGACGATTTGAAGAAGCAATTGATGTTTTTGGCATCGCGAGTTCTTATTACTTTGAAAACTACATGTATTTCTCCAATTATCTGGAAATCAGGGGAGAGGTCTTGCAAATGACTTATCAGCTGGGGAGAATAGAGGAGGCGCGTGAACTGTTAGACCAGATCACAACGGATTATGATGGTTATATGGTCGCTAATCAAGGGAATTTGACAGAAGAACAATTGTTTGAACTCAATGAAAAGTATATCGTTGTTCAGAACACGAGATATGACTTGCTAAACCAGGGAAACACTGAAGACGCTATTAAAACATGGCAGGAAGAACTCGTTAAGAATCCCGACGACAATACCGCCTGGTATATGCTCATGCAGGAATATTATCAGCTAAAAGATTACCCGCAATGTATTGCCTGTGCAAACAACTATCAAATGGTGAAGAAAGAGGCTATACAACCGGAATCCTTATGTAAGATCCATTATATGCGTGGTCGCTCACAAATGTTTCTGGGCAACTATGCGGAAGCGATTACTGATTTCAATCCTTTGGTTGATTTGCTGGAAACTGTTTATCCTGATGACGATCAAAGTGAATCCTGCAGAAACTTCCTTCAACTCGCAGAAAGTCATTATATGCTTAAACAGTGGGACTTGTGTGTTGATACGGCTTATAAGGCAATCAGGTGTTATATTGACAGTAACTGGGGATGGGATGACGATCTGGTAAAGGTTAAGCTGCAATACGCAGATGCCTTACATGCGATTAAGTTAAAAGGAGAAGCAATGGAGAATATTAATAATATCCTGGAATCTTATCCTGATAATGAAGAAGCATTGAAGCGGAAAAAGGAGTGGAAGAGTGGCCTGTTTTCATTTTTTAAAAGTTAA
- a CDS encoding serine hydrolase domain-containing protein, whose translation MKKIINSLLLFAISHFAFGQTPKIHQLVENYAALHQFNGTVLVQKDSKIIYHKSFGVAERSFNSPITNDTKYPVCSITKTFTAVLMLQLVEQGKIDLNKKILDYLPEYQGEAGPKVSLHQLLNHTSGMKNTDTAKDENFLKYGIGFYHKPYQLKEIVANFCSNPLLNEPGTKFDYNNGEYMILGRILEVMYQMSYEQVLNQQILIPLGMQNSGLLSHYKLIKNLATPYYKDKNLDHLIPNIPIYMEDFSAAGAMYSCTSDLIKFNNALFAFKILKKERLDQLLKPGLDDYGYSAWIRDTKGENAKYKRMERYGRIAGANGVWFHYLNNDLSIIILSNTNLTDLGDYAFTIGKGIF comes from the coding sequence ATGAAGAAAATTATAAATAGCCTGCTACTTTTTGCCATTAGCCATTTTGCATTCGGACAGACACCAAAGATCCATCAATTGGTGGAAAACTATGCTGCACTGCACCAGTTTAACGGAACCGTACTCGTTCAAAAAGATTCAAAAATAATCTATCACAAAAGTTTTGGTGTTGCCGAACGTTCATTCAATTCGCCAATTACCAACGACACGAAATATCCGGTTTGCTCTATCACAAAGACGTTTACAGCAGTTTTAATGCTTCAGCTCGTTGAGCAGGGGAAAATCGACCTGAATAAAAAAATACTTGACTATCTGCCCGAATATCAGGGAGAAGCCGGGCCGAAAGTATCCCTGCATCAGCTGTTGAACCATACTTCAGGAATGAAAAATACAGATACCGCTAAAGACGAAAATTTTTTAAAATATGGAATTGGGTTTTATCACAAACCATATCAGCTAAAAGAGATTGTAGCGAATTTTTGTTCCAATCCACTGCTGAACGAGCCAGGAACAAAATTCGATTACAATAACGGGGAGTATATGATTTTGGGCCGGATTTTGGAGGTGATGTATCAAATGAGCTATGAGCAAGTCCTGAATCAGCAAATTCTTATTCCATTGGGAATGCAGAACTCAGGCCTGCTCTCCCATTATAAATTGATAAAAAATCTTGCTACGCCTTATTATAAGGATAAGAATCTCGATCATTTGATTCCAAATATTCCGATCTATATGGAAGATTTCTCTGCTGCAGGAGCGATGTATTCCTGTACATCTGATCTGATCAAATTCAATAATGCTCTTTTTGCCTTTAAGATCTTAAAAAAAGAGCGCCTGGATCAGCTTTTAAAACCCGGACTGGATGATTACGGATATAGTGCCTGGATCCGCGATACCAAAGGCGAAAACGCCAAGTACAAACGAATGGAACGGTATGGCAGAATCGCCGGTGCAAATGGCGTTTGGTTTCATTATTTGAACAATGACCTCAGCATTATCATATTGTCGAATACCAATCTCACAGACCTCGGTGATTATGCATTCACAATTGGGAAAGGAATATTTTAA
- a CDS encoding ankyrin repeat domain-containing protein, translated as MNNQTYELINASRVGNLDQIAILLEHNINVNEQDEKGYTPLIIAAYNNQYHAVKALLEAGADVNAKDLGGNTALMGVAFKGYPDIAELLITNNADLNLQHGNGGTALMFAAMFGRNELLKLLLKYGADKTLLDSRGLSVFDLAAQQGNEAAIEILEQH; from the coding sequence ATGAATAATCAAACTTATGAACTAATCAATGCCTCCCGGGTTGGAAACCTTGATCAGATTGCCATTTTACTGGAGCACAATATCAATGTAAACGAGCAGGACGAAAAAGGTTATACTCCCTTAATCATCGCAGCATATAATAACCAGTACCACGCTGTAAAAGCATTATTGGAGGCTGGTGCTGATGTCAATGCTAAAGACCTGGGCGGCAATACAGCTTTGATGGGCGTTGCATTTAAAGGCTATCCTGACATTGCAGAATTGCTCATCACCAATAACGCAGACCTGAACCTTCAGCATGGTAACGGAGGTACAGCACTGATGTTTGCAGCGATGTTTGGAAGGAATGAGCTCCTAAAGCTGCTTTTGAAGTATGGAGCGGACAAAACCTTACTGGACTCAAGAGGCCTTTCTGTTTTTGACCTCGCCGCCCAGCAGGGAAATGAAGCCGCGATTGAAATATTGGAACAGCATTAA
- a CDS encoding PA2169 family four-helix-bundle protein yields MENNTVNIEILNDLIEINNDRIAGYQKASEELKPEDNDLKSLFAEMIVLSQNNKSALTKEVQVLGAEPETGTTNSGKIYRAWMDIKAVFTGHDRETVLENCEFGEDAAKRAYKMAVETEGLSAHLLSLVSSQQNAQKAAHDQIKAIRDQVAK; encoded by the coding sequence ATGGAAAACAACACAGTAAACATCGAAATCCTTAACGACCTCATTGAGATTAATAACGACAGAATCGCCGGATACCAAAAAGCATCCGAAGAGCTGAAGCCGGAAGACAATGATCTTAAGTCCCTGTTCGCGGAAATGATTGTGCTTAGTCAGAATAATAAATCGGCTTTAACTAAAGAAGTCCAGGTTTTGGGCGCTGAACCTGAAACAGGAACCACCAATTCAGGCAAAATCTATCGGGCATGGATGGACATTAAAGCTGTATTTACTGGTCATGATCGTGAAACCGTATTGGAAAATTGCGAGTTTGGAGAGGATGCAGCTAAGCGTGCTTACAAAATGGCGGTTGAAACGGAAGGCTTATCGGCCCATTTGTTATCACTAGTCTCCAGTCAGCAAAACGCTCAAAAAGCAGCGCATGATCAAATTAAGGCAATTAGAGATCAGGTGGCTAAATAA